The Paenibacillus sp. FSL R7-0345 DNA segment GGCCGGGTTGGACGCGGTCAGCATGCCTCGTATTGCGTGCTGGTGGCTGATCCGAAATCCGAAATCGGACGGGAACGGATGACGGCAATGACCGATACCGATGACGGGTTCGAGGTATCACGCCGTGATCTGGAACTGCGCGGTCCGGGTGATTTCTTCGGGACGAAGCAGAGCGGCCTGCCGGAATTCCGGCTGGCTGACATGACCGCCGATTTCGAGGTGCTTGAGCAGGCGCGCGATGATGCGGCGATGCTGCTGAAGGACAGCTCCTTCTGGACCTCTGCTGACTATGCGCCGCTGCGCAGCTATCTGCAGGGTGAACAGATATTCCAGGGAGAGATCATTGATTAAATAGGCACATGTGGCGGCCTGCCCTCATATACTGTGAATGATTGGATATGACGGGAGGTGCTGCATGTGGGTTATCAGCAATATGGGATCAGTCCCCAGCTGGTGGAACGCATCAAGCTGAAGATGAAGAATCCGGCAGTGAAGGAACGGATCAAGAACATGATTAACGGGGTTTCCAAGCAGGAGCTGCAGGATACTGCGGTTGTGCGCAGACTTGTGCGCAATGCTTCGGCAGTGCTGAACGAGAAGCTGACCGGTGCCCAGGAAGAACAGATCGTAAAGTTTGTTATTGCCCAGAAGATTGATCCGAACAATACCTTTCACCTGATCCGCCTGTGGGGAATGTTCCGCTAAAGGGGATTAGAAAAGCCGGATTCAACAAAAAAGACGTCTCCGCAGCTTGTATGCGGAAACGTCTTTTTTGTTTGCTTATAAGGGGTTAGCTGATTTTGCGGCGTACCCACTCAGCGATACTGTCAGGCTGGGTATTGCTGACGGTAATTTTACTGTCCTGG contains these protein-coding regions:
- a CDS encoding stage VI sporulation protein F; the protein is MGYQQYGISPQLVERIKLKMKNPAVKERIKNMINGVSKQELQDTAVVRRLVRNASAVLNEKLTGAQEEQIVKFVIAQKIDPNNTFHLIRLWGMFR